The following are encoded together in the Desulfovibrio sp. Huiquan2017 genome:
- a CDS encoding PocR ligand-binding domain-containing protein, translating into MKREELERKVNALRSDLVRAEIELLTLDGSAPSVSEVGFLDLFELDEIQALQDAFASATGVASIITTPEGEPLTRPSNFCRLCSDIIRKTERGRANCRRSDMVLGRWNPRGATVQPCLSSGLWDAGASISVDGRHIANWLIGQVRNERVDKEKALEYARDIGADEVEFVRAFEEVTVMSVNRFKEVARALFLLANQMSWIAYQNLLLSDTLREIQTAHKEVLGLRNYLTNVIDSMPSIMVGVDDAGRITHWNMRAAAATGYEEADVEGRLLAEVLPDLSQDLERASASLSKGAPTMRERVPANENGERRYRDVSVFPLMGDGVRGAVIRVDDITDKVRIEEMMVQSEKMLSVGGLAAGMAHEINNPLAAVLGSARLIRKRLLSDGTRNRRIAGECGADLDRVMNYVRAREVDVLLDAVIESGERAGRVVTNMLGFSRKTDGERGEVDVTEVLDRAVELVGSGQDLEHSYNFKNIGVDREYGEGDLKVSCDPGRLEQVFFNILNNGAQAMTFALEETGREPHFVLRVKRTGRIIRVEIADNGPGMPEETRRRVFEPFFTTKEPGVGTGLGMSVSYFIVTEHLGGTIRVDSESGRGAIFVLEFPAVVAG; encoded by the coding sequence TTGAAGCGGGAAGAATTGGAGCGGAAGGTCAACGCGTTGCGTAGCGACCTCGTCCGCGCGGAAATCGAGTTGTTGACCCTGGACGGCTCCGCGCCTTCCGTTTCCGAGGTCGGTTTCCTCGATTTGTTTGAATTGGATGAGATTCAGGCCCTGCAGGACGCCTTCGCCTCGGCCACGGGAGTGGCCTCGATCATCACCACGCCCGAGGGCGAGCCTCTCACCCGGCCGAGCAACTTCTGCCGCTTGTGCAGCGACATCATCCGCAAGACCGAACGGGGGCGGGCCAACTGCCGCCGTTCCGACATGGTGCTCGGCCGGTGGAATCCCCGGGGCGCGACCGTCCAGCCCTGTCTGAGCAGCGGCCTGTGGGACGCGGGTGCGTCCATCTCCGTGGACGGCCGGCATATCGCCAATTGGCTCATCGGCCAGGTGCGCAATGAGCGCGTGGACAAGGAGAAGGCCCTGGAGTACGCCCGCGACATCGGGGCCGACGAGGTGGAGTTTGTCCGCGCCTTCGAAGAAGTCACGGTCATGTCCGTGAACCGCTTCAAGGAGGTCGCCAGGGCCCTCTTTCTCCTGGCCAACCAGATGTCCTGGATCGCCTACCAGAATTTGCTGCTCAGCGACACGCTTCGCGAAATCCAGACCGCCCACAAAGAGGTCCTGGGCCTGCGCAATTACCTGACGAACGTCATTGATTCCATGCCCTCCATCATGGTGGGCGTGGACGACGCTGGGCGCATTACGCATTGGAACATGCGCGCTGCCGCGGCCACGGGGTACGAAGAGGCCGACGTGGAGGGGCGGTTGCTGGCCGAGGTCCTGCCCGATCTGAGCCAGGACCTGGAACGCGCCTCGGCCTCCCTGTCCAAGGGGGCCCCGACGATGCGAGAGCGGGTGCCCGCCAACGAAAACGGGGAGCGGCGCTACCGCGACGTGTCGGTCTTCCCGCTGATGGGTGACGGGGTGCGGGGCGCGGTCATCCGTGTGGACGACATCACCGACAAGGTGCGCATCGAGGAGATGATGGTCCAGTCCGAGAAAATGCTTTCCGTGGGCGGGCTGGCCGCGGGCATGGCCCACGAGATCAACAATCCCCTGGCGGCCGTCCTGGGCAGCGCCCGACTCATCCGCAAGCGGCTGCTCTCGGACGGGACGCGCAACCGGCGCATCGCCGGGGAGTGCGGCGCGGACCTGGACCGGGTCATGAATTACGTGCGCGCCCGCGAGGTGGACGTCCTGCTCGACGCGGTCATCGAGTCCGGGGAGCGGGCGGGCCGGGTGGTCACCAATATGCTCGGCTTCTCGCGCAAGACCGACGGTGAGAGGGGCGAGGTGGACGTGACCGAGGTCCTGGACCGGGCCGTGGAATTGGTCGGTAGCGGCCAGGACCTGGAGCACAGCTACAATTTCAAGAACATCGGGGTGGACCGGGAATATGGCGAGGGCGACCTGAAGGTCTCTTGCGACCCGGGGCGGCTGGAACAGGTCTTCTTCAATATCTTGAACAACGGGGCCCAGGCCATGACCTTCGCCTTGGAAGAGACCGGACGGGAACCGCATTTCGTTCTGCGCGTCAAGCGGACCGGCCGGATCATTCGGGTGGAGATCGCGGACAACGGGCCGGGCATGCCCGAGGAGACCCGTCGCCGGGTTTTCGAGCCATTCTTCACCACTAAAGAGCCCGGGGTGGGCACCGGACTCGGCATGTCCGTGTCCTATTTCATCGTCACCGAACATCTGGGCGGGACTATCCGGGTGGATTCCGAGTCGGGCCGAGGCGCGATCTTCGTGCTTGAATTCCCTGCCGTCGTGGCCGGTTAG
- a CDS encoding rod shape-determining protein, translated as MGNLLNKIIGSFSNDLAIDLGTANTLVYVKGRGVMLSEPSVVAVKKDSRGGKTVLAVGGEAKKMLGRTPGNIVAIRPMKDGVIADFEVTEAMLRHFISKVHNSRRLVRPRIMICVPTGITQVEKRAVKESAQSAGAREVYLIEEPMAAAIGANLPITEPTSNMIVDIGGGTTEIAVISLSGIVYARSVRIGGDKMDEAIMQHVKRKYNMLIGESTAEQIKIHIGSAYPLGDEEPIMEVKGRDLVTGIPQNRPITAEEVREAISEQVEGIVQGVRIALEQTPPELAADIVDRGIVLTGGGALLKGLDQLLQHETQLPITVVEDPLTAVVLGSGKALDNIDLYKDITTD; from the coding sequence ATGGGTAACCTGCTCAACAAAATTATCGGCTCCTTCTCCAATGACCTGGCCATAGACTTGGGTACGGCCAACACCCTGGTCTATGTCAAGGGCAGGGGCGTCATGCTCTCGGAGCCGTCCGTAGTGGCGGTCAAAAAGGACTCGCGGGGCGGCAAAACCGTCCTGGCCGTAGGCGGCGAAGCCAAGAAGATGCTCGGCCGCACGCCCGGCAACATCGTGGCCATCCGGCCCATGAAGGACGGCGTCATCGCCGACTTCGAGGTTACCGAGGCCATGCTCCGCCACTTCATCTCCAAAGTCCATAACTCCCGCCGCCTGGTCCGGCCGCGGATCATGATCTGCGTGCCCACGGGCATCACCCAGGTGGAGAAGCGCGCGGTCAAGGAATCGGCGCAGTCCGCCGGAGCGCGCGAGGTCTACCTCATCGAAGAGCCCATGGCCGCGGCCATCGGCGCGAACCTGCCCATTACCGAACCGACCTCGAACATGATCGTGGACATCGGTGGCGGCACCACCGAAATCGCCGTCATCTCCCTGTCCGGCATCGTCTACGCCCGAAGCGTGCGCATCGGCGGCGACAAGATGGACGAGGCGATCATGCAGCACGTCAAACGCAAGTACAACATGCTCATCGGCGAATCCACGGCCGAACAGATCAAAATCCACATCGGTTCCGCCTACCCCTTGGGGGACGAGGAGCCGATCATGGAGGTCAAGGGCCGCGACCTGGTCACCGGCATCCCGCAGAACCGCCCCATCACCGCCGAAGAGGTCCGCGAGGCCATCTCCGAGCAGGTGGAGGGCATTGTTCAGGGCGTGCGCATCGCCCTGGAACAGACGCCGCCCGAACTGGCGGCGGACATCGTGGACCGGGGCATCGTCCTGACCGGCGGCGGCGCGTTGCTCAAGGGGCTCGACCAGCTGTTGCAGCACGAGACCCAACTGCCCATCACGGTGGTGGAGGACCCGCTGACCGCGGTGGTCCTCGGTTCCGGCAAGGCGCTGGACAACATCGACCTGTACAAGGACATCACCACCGACTAA
- a CDS encoding GNAT family N-acetyltransferase, whose translation MTNAIIHTGNPSQADMVVRLHVEYYARHWAFDGRFEAQVEREVAEFAAGFAPSRDGFWWAESDGRFVGAVAVDGTRSGEGGARLRWFIVDESCRGRGVGAALLERAVAFCRERGFASVHLWTFAGLDAARRLYERCGFVLVEEAEGDGWGPPVIEQKFELDRQARFSPAATRRIKS comes from the coding sequence ATGACGAATGCAATCATCCATACGGGCAATCCGAGCCAGGCGGACATGGTGGTTCGGCTGCACGTCGAATACTATGCGCGCCATTGGGCCTTTGACGGGCGCTTCGAGGCGCAGGTGGAGCGCGAGGTCGCCGAGTTCGCGGCGGGGTTCGCACCGTCGCGCGACGGTTTCTGGTGGGCGGAGTCGGACGGGCGTTTCGTCGGAGCGGTGGCCGTGGACGGCACGCGTTCGGGCGAGGGGGGCGCCCGGCTGCGCTGGTTCATCGTGGACGAGTCCTGCCGGGGCCGGGGCGTGGGCGCGGCCCTGCTTGAACGGGCCGTGGCCTTTTGCCGCGAGCGTGGCTTCGCCTCGGTCCACCTGTGGACCTTCGCCGGGCTGGACGCGGCCCGGAGGCTCTACGAGCGGTGCGGATTCGTGCTGGTCGAGGAAGCCGAGGGCGACGGCTGGGGGCCGCCCGTTATCGAACAGAAATTCGAATTGGACCGTCAGGCCCGGTTCAGTCCGGCAGCCACCAGGCGGATCAAGTCGTAG
- a CDS encoding heavy metal translocating P-type ATPase gives MKKATAQVKGMHCAACSARIERAVGNMDGVDDAAVNLAAETMALSYDPDAVSLDAVGKRIKDLGFEAEFQDAPEPEAPGLAALNLDIGGMHCASCSSRIERVVGNLDGVDAASVNLAAETGKFVFDPSLVSRREIRNAIANAGFTSEERSEAGNLFEKRRQEALDRLNAQKKALIPAFLFALPLLILSMGHMWGMPLPAFLDPAHSPATFALAQLLLTLPVVWSGRNFYLHGIPALLRGGPDMDSLVAMGTGAAFLYSLWNTLALLFGLGDPHILAMDLYYESAAVLIAMISLGKYFEARSKLKTSDAIRALMELAPDTATLLKDGEPTPIAVAEVEPGDLLLIRPGERIPVDGTVTDGRSAVDESMLTGEPMPVSKKVGDTVAGGTLNTSGALTMRADRVGNDTVLARIIKLVQEAQGSKAPIANLADRISYYFVPSVMLTALVAGLAWYFIGQAGFPFSLRIFVAVMVIACPCAMGLATPMSIMVSAGRGAQLGVLVKSGLALEEAGSLDTVVFDKTGTLTHGHPQVTGITMVRGTMAQTEAVYLAAAAESRSEHPLAQAIVRYAKKKGLDFPAPDEFEAILGKGIRAKIGYREILIGNWAFMQEQGLGFGADGIAEEAVNDYEKQGATVVYFASENKLNALFAIADEMRDETPEVIAALKKAGLTPVMLTGDNEVNARVIAERAGIDQVIAGVLPDRKAEEVARLQDEGRIVAMVGDGINDAPALAKADIGIAMGSGIDVAVESGDVVLMHSDLHAILTALHLSRATMRNIKQNLFWAFAFNVIGIPVAAGVLHIFGGPTLNPMIAGTAMAMSSVTVVTNALRLRFFKG, from the coding sequence ATGAAGAAAGCAACGGCACAGGTAAAAGGAATGCACTGCGCGGCCTGCTCGGCGCGCATCGAACGGGCGGTGGGAAACATGGACGGCGTCGATGACGCGGCCGTGAATCTGGCCGCCGAAACCATGGCTTTGTCCTATGATCCGGACGCCGTGTCCCTCGACGCGGTGGGCAAGCGGATCAAAGATCTCGGTTTCGAGGCCGAGTTCCAGGACGCACCCGAGCCCGAAGCGCCCGGGCTGGCGGCCCTGAACCTGGACATCGGCGGCATGCACTGCGCCTCCTGCTCCTCGCGCATAGAACGCGTGGTCGGCAATCTGGACGGCGTGGACGCGGCCTCGGTCAATCTTGCCGCCGAGACCGGCAAATTCGTCTTCGATCCCTCTCTGGTCTCCCGGCGCGAGATTCGCAACGCCATTGCGAACGCGGGCTTCACTTCCGAAGAGCGCTCCGAGGCGGGCAACCTCTTCGAAAAACGCCGCCAGGAGGCCCTGGACCGCCTGAACGCCCAGAAAAAGGCGCTCATTCCGGCCTTCCTCTTCGCCCTGCCCCTGCTCATCCTGTCCATGGGCCACATGTGGGGCATGCCCCTGCCCGCCTTCCTCGACCCCGCGCATTCGCCCGCGACCTTCGCCCTGGCCCAGCTCCTGCTGACCCTGCCCGTGGTCTGGTCGGGCCGCAATTTTTATCTTCACGGCATCCCGGCCCTGCTGCGCGGCGGACCGGACATGGATTCCCTGGTGGCCATGGGCACGGGCGCGGCCTTCCTTTACTCCCTGTGGAACACCCTGGCCCTGCTCTTCGGGCTCGGCGACCCGCACATCCTGGCCATGGACCTCTACTACGAGTCCGCCGCAGTGCTCATCGCCATGATTTCCCTGGGCAAGTACTTCGAGGCGCGCAGCAAGCTCAAAACCTCGGACGCCATCCGAGCGCTCATGGAACTCGCCCCGGACACCGCCACCCTGCTCAAAGACGGCGAGCCGACGCCCATCGCCGTGGCCGAGGTGGAACCCGGCGACCTGCTGCTCATCCGGCCCGGCGAACGCATCCCGGTGGACGGCACCGTGACCGACGGCCGCTCCGCCGTGGACGAATCCATGCTCACCGGCGAACCCATGCCCGTAAGCAAGAAGGTCGGCGACACGGTCGCGGGCGGCACGCTGAACACTTCGGGTGCGCTGACCATGCGCGCCGACCGCGTGGGCAATGACACCGTGCTCGCCCGGATCATCAAGCTCGTCCAGGAGGCCCAGGGTTCCAAGGCCCCCATCGCCAACCTGGCCGACCGCATCAGCTATTACTTCGTGCCCTCGGTCATGCTCACCGCGCTGGTCGCCGGACTGGCCTGGTACTTCATCGGCCAGGCGGGCTTTCCCTTCTCCCTGCGCATCTTCGTGGCCGTCATGGTCATCGCCTGCCCCTGCGCCATGGGGCTGGCCACACCCATGTCCATCATGGTCTCGGCAGGGCGCGGCGCGCAGCTCGGCGTGCTCGTCAAGTCGGGACTGGCCCTTGAGGAAGCGGGCTCCCTGGACACCGTGGTCTTCGACAAGACCGGCACCCTGACCCACGGCCACCCCCAGGTGACCGGCATCACTATGGTCCGGGGGACCATGGCCCAGACCGAGGCCGTTTATCTGGCCGCCGCGGCCGAGAGCCGGTCCGAACACCCCCTGGCCCAGGCCATTGTGCGCTACGCCAAGAAAAAGGGCCTCGACTTTCCCGCGCCCGACGAGTTCGAGGCAATCCTGGGCAAGGGCATCAGAGCCAAGATCGGTTATCGCGAGATCCTGATCGGCAACTGGGCGTTCATGCAGGAGCAAGGGCTGGGCTTCGGCGCGGACGGCATCGCCGAGGAAGCCGTGAACGACTATGAAAAACAGGGCGCGACCGTGGTCTACTTCGCCTCGGAAAACAAGCTCAACGCCCTGTTCGCCATCGCCGATGAAATGCGCGACGAAACCCCCGAGGTCATCGCCGCCCTGAAGAAGGCCGGACTGACCCCGGTCATGCTCACCGGCGACAACGAGGTCAACGCGCGGGTCATCGCCGAACGGGCGGGCATCGACCAGGTCATCGCCGGGGTCCTGCCCGACCGCAAGGCCGAAGAGGTCGCCCGCCTCCAGGACGAAGGCCGCATCGTGGCCATGGTCGGCGACGGCATCAACGACGCCCCGGCCCTGGCCAAGGCGGACATCGGCATCGCCATGGGCTCGGGCATCGACGTGGCCGTGGAATCCGGCGACGTGGTCCTCATGCACTCGGACCTGCACGCCATTCTGACCGCCCTGCACCTCTCCCGGGCGACCATGCGCAACATCAAGCAGAACCTTTTCTGGGCCTTCGCCTTCAACGTCATCGGCATCCCGGTGGCCGCAGGCGTGCTCCACATCTTCGGCGGACCGACCCTCAATCCCATGATCGCGGGCACCGCCATGGCCATGAGTTCCGTGACCGTCGTCACCAACGCGCTCAGGCTCAGATTCTTCAAGGGATAA
- a CDS encoding MGMT family protein, which translates to MSRPQREWVCGATFALRLDWRDGLVRRIELAWAADSRETDILSGEARALKAALLRYETRCPPDWPDLPFDFSGLSEFQKAALDALRRIPPGATRTYGEMAALLGRPKGAQAVGRAMAANPFPLLYPCHRVVGANRAMTGFSASGGIEMKKALLRLEGAEQGLLPGLE; encoded by the coding sequence ATGAGCCGTCCGCAACGCGAATGGGTGTGCGGCGCGACCTTCGCCCTGCGCCTTGACTGGCGGGACGGGCTGGTCCGCCGTATCGAGTTGGCCTGGGCCGCCGACTCGCGGGAGACGGATATCCTGTCCGGCGAGGCCCGGGCCCTCAAGGCCGCCCTGTTGCGCTACGAGACCCGCTGTCCCCCGGATTGGCCGGACCTGCCATTTGACTTCTCGGGCCTGAGCGAATTTCAGAAGGCCGCCCTGGACGCACTGCGCCGCATCCCGCCGGGCGCCACCCGGACCTACGGCGAAATGGCCGCCCTCCTGGGTCGCCCCAAGGGCGCGCAGGCCGTGGGGCGGGCCATGGCCGCCAACCCGTTTCCGCTGCTTTATCCCTGCCATCGCGTGGTCGGGGCCAACCGGGCCATGACAGGCTTCTCCGCTTCGGGCGGCATCGAGATGAAAAAAGCCCTGCTCCGCCTCGAAGGCGCGGAGCAGGGCCTGTTGCCCGGTTTGGAATGA
- a CDS encoding TIGR01212 family radical SAM protein (This family includes YhcC from E. coli K-12, an uncharacterized radical SAM protein.) codes for MVRIHRLSAHLRRRFGERVQKIPLDAGFSCPNRDGTLSREGCVFCNPAGSGSGLLERGLSIREQWDFWRDIHVEKHHLSLFTAYLQSYSNTHGPAARLAQVLDELRGLPGLTCLAIGTRPDCLDAEKLDLLARSRERLGLAEVFLELGLQSANDATLAHINRGHDAAAFAGAARAAAERGLTVVAHVMAGLPTRDGREGLAELLDTVAFVNALPVGGVKFHNVYVCRGTRLARWYESGRYVPPTLAEYLRWLGESIMRLDPRVVIHRLNGNPASGELLAPDWAGNMRRMHNAVRDYFEAEDIWQGKLNGAESGPPDWFGPEVGDKA; via the coding sequence ATGGTGCGCATCCATCGACTTTCCGCCCACCTTCGGCGGCGGTTCGGAGAAAGGGTCCAGAAGATCCCCCTGGATGCCGGATTTTCCTGTCCCAATCGGGACGGAACCCTGTCGCGCGAAGGATGCGTGTTCTGCAACCCCGCCGGTTCGGGCTCCGGGCTGCTTGAAAGGGGCTTATCCATCCGTGAACAATGGGATTTTTGGCGCGATATTCACGTCGAAAAACACCATTTGTCGCTATTCACCGCCTACCTGCAATCCTATTCCAACACCCATGGTCCGGCCGCCAGGCTTGCCCAAGTCCTGGACGAGCTCCGGGGGCTGCCCGGCTTGACCTGCCTGGCCATAGGGACCCGGCCCGACTGCCTGGACGCGGAAAAGCTCGATTTGCTGGCCCGGAGCCGGGAACGGCTCGGCCTGGCCGAGGTCTTTCTCGAACTCGGCCTGCAATCGGCCAACGACGCGACGCTTGCGCACATCAACCGGGGTCACGACGCGGCCGCCTTCGCCGGGGCCGCCCGGGCCGCCGCCGAGCGCGGTCTGACCGTGGTCGCCCATGTCATGGCCGGACTGCCGACCCGGGACGGCCGCGAGGGGCTCGCGGAACTGCTCGACACCGTGGCCTTCGTCAACGCGCTCCCGGTGGGCGGCGTCAAATTCCACAACGTCTACGTCTGCCGGGGCACGCGCCTGGCCCGCTGGTACGAGTCGGGGCGGTACGTCCCACCCACCCTGGCGGAGTATCTGCGCTGGCTCGGCGAATCTATCATGCGCCTAGATCCGCGCGTTGTCATCCACCGTTTGAACGGCAATCCTGCTTCGGGCGAACTTTTGGCCCCGGACTGGGCGGGCAACATGCGCCGCATGCACAACGCCGTCCGCGATTACTTCGAAGCGGAAGACATCTGGCAGGGCAAGCTCAACGGAGCGGAAAGCGGGCCGCCGGACTGGTTCGGCCCGGAAGTTGGAGACAAGGCATGA
- the recQ gene encoding DNA helicase RecQ has protein sequence MSEFDPSAREILSTVFGFPAFIGLQEAVIDHILRGNDALVLMPTGGGKSLCYQIPAMLRPGVGICVSPLIALMQDQVQGLAQMGVRAACLNSAMDPRTSRDIEQMALDGRLDLLYVAPERLCRPGFLDFVARCTPALFAIDEAHCVSQWGHDFRPEYTQLSILKDRFPDVPRLALTATADKPTQADIVSNLRLENARVFATGFDRPNITYTVVPKKNPTRMLKRFIEENHPNDAGIVYRLSRKKVEQTAEFLCKNGFNALPYHAGLSAHERSANQDRFMREEGVIMVATVAFGMGVDKPNVRFVCHLEPPKSLEAYHQETGRAGRDGLPASAWMCYGMQDIAILRSMIDSGEAVDSRKRIEHAKLGSLFAFLETSSCRRQALLAYFGEHIEPCGNCDNCLNPVETFDGTVIAQKALSNIFRTEQRFGVNHLAQVLTGAVTDQIVRFHHDRVSTYGIGGDMSPDEWKSVYRQLLAAGLCSVDLERFNALTLNERSWPVLKGQTAVRLRKDPALPARASKKKRRVPALAEDVLTNWEAEALFDKLRDLRMELAEAQSVPPYAIFADRTLLEFVRYRPRDPEEFACMSGVGASKRERFGEAFLACLKAHEDEHGRPATVPEIPGEVREAKRREAAEKPDFTATAQTSLDLFFEHGDIDAVAEARGLKPSSIWRHLILAVNMGKIDYRRAANLPDEELKRVEDAMRGFRAKGVTALGPVFESLGGEYPYDLIRLVAAGLNRA, from the coding sequence ATGTCCGAATTCGATCCCAGCGCGCGCGAAATTCTCTCCACGGTCTTCGGCTTTCCCGCATTCATCGGGTTGCAGGAGGCGGTCATCGACCATATCCTGCGCGGCAACGACGCGCTGGTGCTCATGCCCACGGGCGGCGGCAAATCCCTGTGCTATCAGATCCCGGCCATGCTCCGGCCCGGCGTGGGCATCTGCGTCTCGCCGCTCATCGCCCTCATGCAGGACCAGGTCCAGGGACTGGCCCAGATGGGCGTGCGCGCCGCCTGCCTCAACTCCGCCATGGACCCGCGAACCTCCCGCGACATCGAGCAGATGGCCCTGGACGGACGGCTCGATCTGCTCTACGTGGCTCCGGAACGGCTTTGCAGGCCCGGCTTCCTGGACTTCGTCGCCCGTTGCACCCCGGCCCTGTTCGCCATTGACGAGGCCCACTGCGTATCCCAGTGGGGGCATGACTTCCGTCCGGAATACACCCAACTTTCCATCCTCAAGGACCGTTTTCCGGACGTGCCGCGCCTGGCCCTGACCGCCACGGCGGACAAACCCACCCAGGCGGACATCGTCAGCAACCTGCGCCTGGAGAACGCCCGCGTCTTCGCCACCGGTTTCGACCGGCCGAACATCACCTACACCGTGGTCCCCAAGAAGAACCCCACGCGCATGCTGAAACGGTTCATCGAGGAAAACCACCCGAACGACGCGGGCATCGTCTACCGGTTGTCGCGCAAAAAGGTCGAGCAGACCGCCGAATTCCTCTGCAAGAACGGCTTCAACGCCCTGCCCTACCACGCCGGGCTGTCAGCCCACGAACGGTCCGCGAACCAGGACCGGTTCATGCGCGAGGAAGGGGTGATTATGGTCGCCACCGTGGCCTTCGGCATGGGCGTGGACAAGCCCAACGTGCGCTTCGTCTGCCACCTGGAACCGCCCAAGTCCCTGGAGGCCTACCACCAGGAGACGGGCCGCGCAGGACGCGACGGCCTGCCCGCCTCGGCCTGGATGTGCTACGGCATGCAGGACATCGCCATCCTGCGCTCCATGATCGACTCGGGCGAGGCCGTGGACTCCCGCAAACGCATCGAGCACGCCAAGCTCGGCTCCCTGTTCGCCTTTCTCGAAACCTCCTCCTGCCGCCGCCAGGCGCTGCTGGCCTATTTTGGGGAGCACATCGAACCGTGCGGCAACTGCGACAATTGCCTGAACCCGGTGGAGACCTTTGACGGCACGGTCATCGCCCAAAAGGCGCTATCCAACATTTTCCGCACCGAGCAGCGGTTCGGGGTCAACCACCTGGCCCAGGTCCTGACCGGGGCCGTCACCGACCAGATCGTCCGCTTCCATCACGACCGCGTGTCCACCTACGGCATCGGCGGGGACATGAGCCCGGACGAATGGAAATCGGTCTACCGCCAGCTTCTGGCCGCCGGACTGTGTTCGGTGGACCTGGAGCGCTTCAATGCCCTGACCCTGAACGAACGATCCTGGCCCGTGCTCAAGGGCCAGACAGCGGTCCGTCTGCGCAAGGACCCGGCCCTGCCCGCTCGGGCCTCGAAAAAGAAGCGCCGCGTCCCGGCCCTGGCCGAAGACGTCCTGACCAATTGGGAGGCCGAGGCCCTGTTCGACAAGCTACGCGACCTGCGCATGGAACTGGCCGAGGCCCAGTCCGTGCCGCCCTACGCCATCTTCGCGGACAGGACCCTGCTCGAATTCGTCCGCTACCGGCCGCGCGATCCCGAAGAGTTCGCCTGCATGAGCGGCGTGGGCGCGAGCAAGCGGGAGCGCTTCGGCGAAGCCTTCCTGGCCTGCCTCAAGGCCCACGAGGACGAGCACGGCAGACCTGCGACCGTCCCGGAGATCCCCGGGGAAGTCCGCGAGGCCAAACGGCGGGAAGCGGCGGAAAAGCCGGACTTCACGGCCACGGCCCAGACCAGCCTGGACCTCTTCTTCGAACACGGCGACATCGACGCCGTGGCCGAGGCGCGCGGGCTCAAGCCCTCCTCCATCTGGCGGCATCTCATCCTGGCCGTGAACATGGGAAAAATCGACTACCGCCGCGCGGCCAACCTGCCGGACGAGGAATTGAAAAGAGTCGAGGACGCCATGCGCGGCTTCCGCGCCAAGGGCGTGACCGCTCTGGGACCGGTTTTCGAATCTCTGGGCGGAGAATACCCCTACGACTTGATCCGCCTGGTGGCTGCCGGACTGAACCGGGCCTGA
- a CDS encoding MarR family winged helix-turn-helix transcriptional regulator, protein MSTRTQIDRFRHFNRFYTNYTGLLGSHLYDSPVNLSEARVLFELDSRPGISARDLAARLGLDKGYLSRMLRRFVDRGWLAERHSPDDARAKELRLDEAGTALMAELHRAASDQAKRALAGLSPEDRARLLEAMRVIESVLAK, encoded by the coding sequence ATGAGCACCCGCACCCAGATCGACCGTTTCCGCCATTTCAACCGCTTTTACACCAATTACACGGGCCTGCTCGGCAGCCACCTGTACGACAGCCCGGTGAACCTGAGCGAGGCCCGCGTCCTGTTCGAACTGGACAGCCGCCCCGGGATATCGGCCAGAGACCTGGCGGCGCGCCTCGGCCTGGACAAGGGGTATCTGAGCCGCATGCTCAGGCGCTTCGTCGACCGGGGTTGGCTCGCGGAGCGCCACTCGCCGGACGACGCACGGGCCAAGGAGTTGCGCCTGGACGAAGCCGGGACCGCGCTCATGGCCGAATTGCACCGGGCCGCTTCCGACCAGGCAAAGCGCGCTCTGGCCGGGCTTTCCCCCGAGGACCGCGCCCGACTGCTCGAGGCCATGCGGGTCATCGAGTCCGTTTTGGCCAAATAA
- a CDS encoding heavy metal-associated domain-containing protein, which translates to MATVKVKGMSCQHCVKSVTEVMEKLGAKDVSIDLPTGDVTYTEPAPINKDDIKAAIDKIGFEYVG; encoded by the coding sequence ATGGCAACCGTAAAAGTCAAAGGCATGTCCTGCCAACACTGCGTGAAGTCCGTCACCGAAGTCATGGAGAAACTGGGCGCAAAAGACGTGTCCATCGACCTGCCCACCGGCGACGTGACCTACACCGAACCCGCCCCCATCAACAAGGACGACATCAAGGCCGCCATCGACAAGATCGGCTTCGAATACGTGGGCTAA